The proteins below come from a single Gimesia alba genomic window:
- a CDS encoding sugar phosphorylase, translating into MIEPVEHSAISEYRFLVENHLRVIYPEIDHSAFAQTLIDIMAPDGNCQTPETHQNHWDQRDTVMITYGDSLLTEGQPPLETLLQFSESFLKETINSIHILPFFPFSSDDGFSIIDYGQVNPKLGNWDHINAIADEFRLMSDLVINHCSSQSEWFQQFKRGESPGKDYFFCGSPDDDLSEVVRPRTNSLLQRIDTPEGPRYAWCTFSFDQVDLNFANPHLLQEIVKVVKLYLDHGVQIFRLDAVAFLWKTVGTNCLSLPETHELVRLFRTLIQFVSPHAMIITETNIPNRENLAYFGNSNEAHAIYNFSLPPLLVNALLCGSCQHLKTWMMSMPPALHGTTYLNFIASHDGIGLRPAEGLMDEDEINNMVSMMEQFGARISMRSLPDGGMRPYEINISLFDAMRGTLDGEDEWQIERFFCAHAIMFALEGIPAVYIHSFLGTRNDQVAVEQTGQNRSINRHRWDYDQLQTQLANEKSTHARVFKGICHLLKVRRRQPAFHPNATQFTLHLGNSVFAFWRQSMDRQQSIFAINNVTNQEQIVPLSEINLIGTDSWVDLISGELYTNLRGDLVLKPYQVIWLTNLLQQT; encoded by the coding sequence ATGATTGAACCTGTCGAACATTCCGCAATCAGTGAGTACCGATTCCTCGTCGAAAATCACTTGCGGGTTATTTATCCGGAGATTGACCATAGCGCCTTCGCCCAGACTTTGATTGATATCATGGCCCCGGATGGGAATTGCCAGACACCGGAAACACACCAGAACCACTGGGATCAACGTGATACCGTGATGATTACCTATGGCGACAGTCTGCTCACGGAGGGGCAGCCGCCACTGGAAACATTGTTGCAGTTTTCAGAATCGTTTCTCAAAGAAACGATCAACAGCATCCATATTCTTCCATTTTTCCCCTTCAGCTCCGACGATGGCTTTTCCATCATCGACTACGGGCAAGTCAATCCAAAGCTGGGAAACTGGGATCATATCAACGCGATTGCCGACGAGTTTCGCCTGATGTCAGACCTGGTAATCAATCACTGTTCGAGTCAGAGTGAATGGTTTCAACAATTCAAACGAGGAGAATCACCGGGTAAAGATTACTTCTTCTGCGGCAGCCCGGATGACGATCTCTCCGAGGTTGTTCGTCCGCGAACCAACAGTTTATTGCAGCGGATCGATACGCCAGAAGGCCCTCGCTATGCGTGGTGTACTTTCAGCTTCGATCAGGTCGATTTAAATTTTGCGAATCCGCATTTACTGCAGGAAATTGTTAAAGTCGTCAAATTATATCTTGATCACGGCGTTCAAATTTTCCGTCTGGATGCGGTCGCATTTCTCTGGAAAACCGTCGGCACGAATTGTTTGAGTCTGCCGGAGACCCATGAACTTGTGCGTCTGTTTCGCACATTGATTCAATTTGTCTCGCCCCATGCCATGATCATCACCGAGACCAATATTCCAAACCGCGAGAACCTGGCTTATTTTGGAAACTCAAACGAAGCGCATGCCATCTATAATTTTTCCCTGCCCCCCTTGCTGGTGAATGCACTGCTCTGCGGGAGTTGCCAGCATTTAAAAACATGGATGATGAGCATGCCCCCGGCGCTGCATGGTACAACCTATCTGAACTTCATTGCTTCGCACGACGGGATCGGCCTGCGGCCCGCGGAAGGGTTAATGGATGAAGACGAAATCAATAATATGGTTTCGATGATGGAACAATTTGGCGCTCGAATTTCAATGCGCTCACTCCCGGATGGCGGCATGCGGCCTTATGAAATTAATATTTCATTATTCGACGCCATGCGCGGGACCCTGGACGGCGAAGACGAATGGCAAATTGAACGTTTCTTCTGTGCGCATGCCATCATGTTTGCGCTGGAAGGAATTCCCGCTGTTTACATACATAGTTTTCTGGGCACGAGAAATGATCAAGTCGCCGTCGAACAAACGGGGCAAAATCGTTCGATCAACCGTCATCGCTGGGACTATGACCAACTACAGACACAACTGGCAAATGAAAAATCAACGCACGCACGCGTCTTTAAAGGCATCTGCCACCTGTTAAAAGTACGGCGGCGGCAGCCCGCGTTTCATCCGAATGCAACACAATTTACGCTGCACCTGGGTAATAGCGTATTTGCATTCTGGCGTCAGAGTATGGATCGTCAACAAAGTATTTTCGCGATTAATAATGTCACTAACCAGGAACAAATTGTCCCCTTATCAGAAATCAATCTGATAGGCACCGATTCCTGGGTCGATTTAATCAGCGGCGAATTATATACCAATCTCAGAGGCGATCTGGTTCTTAAACCCTATCAGGTGATCTGGCTGACCAATTTATTACAGCAGACTTAG
- a CDS encoding cupin domain-containing protein, with protein MSQLITQPTVVEAAGNKPKQIEEFVGRANTGDESMSIARMVSPGGWVEPEQTPEFRETSIVLKGVLRVECADGVIEVKAGQAIVLEPGEWVRYSTPGEAGAEYIAICTPAFSPDTVHRVEED; from the coding sequence ATGTCTCAATTGATCACACAGCCGACAGTCGTAGAAGCGGCAGGTAACAAACCCAAGCAGATCGAAGAATTTGTAGGACGCGCTAACACGGGTGATGAATCGATGAGCATCGCTCGGATGGTCTCTCCCGGTGGTTGGGTAGAGCCGGAACAAACGCCGGAGTTTCGTGAAACGTCGATTGTCCTCAAGGGAGTTCTGCGTGTGGAATGCGCTGACGGTGTGATCGAAGTCAAAGCAGGACAGGCGATTGTTTTGGAACCGGGTGAATGGGTACGGTATAGTACTCCCGGTGAAGCAGGCGCAGAATACATCGCGATTTGTACGCCCGCCTTTTCTCCCGATACGGTCCACCGTGTTGAAGAAGATTAA
- a CDS encoding HAD-IIB family hydrolase, with the protein MPPLIVMTDLDGTLLDHDTYSFAPAVPVMERLRATGIPLILNTSKTAAELASLRTTLQNTDPYVVENGSAIYLPADQKGQTAHKTGDQVHILGARRSEILSVIQNIRAEEKFQFTGFTDMEVSEVIAYTGLSESDSRLAMTREFSEPLIWQDSAHQLRKFEALIANHGLRLLIGGRFVHVIGACDKGKCLHWLRERFTDSYGAQPTFVALGDSQNDVAMLNAADIAVIVRSSHHEPPDLEKQSSVVITEDTGPQGWANALTQILDETLI; encoded by the coding sequence ATGCCGCCTCTGATCGTAATGACGGATCTGGACGGAACTCTGTTAGATCACGATACGTATTCGTTCGCCCCGGCGGTCCCCGTAATGGAACGTCTGCGCGCAACGGGGATTCCTCTCATTTTGAATACCAGTAAAACGGCAGCGGAATTAGCGTCTCTTCGCACCACACTCCAGAACACAGATCCTTATGTCGTAGAAAACGGCTCGGCCATTTATCTGCCTGCGGATCAGAAGGGACAAACTGCACATAAAACAGGAGACCAGGTGCATATTTTAGGGGCACGTCGGTCTGAAATACTCTCTGTCATTCAAAATATCCGGGCAGAGGAAAAATTCCAGTTCACTGGATTTACGGATATGGAAGTCTCTGAAGTCATTGCATATACGGGATTATCGGAATCCGATTCCCGGCTGGCGATGACCCGAGAATTCTCCGAACCGCTAATTTGGCAGGACTCGGCACATCAATTGCGTAAGTTTGAAGCACTGATTGCCAATCATGGTCTGCGGCTGCTGATAGGTGGCCGGTTTGTGCATGTGATTGGCGCGTGTGACAAAGGAAAATGTCTGCATTGGTTACGGGAGCGTTTTACTGACTCGTATGGTGCACAACCCACGTTTGTAGCACTGGGCGATAGCCAGAATGACGTTGCCATGTTGAATGCAGCAGACATTGCCGTCATTGTGCGCTCGTCCCATCATGAACCACCCGATCTTGAGAAGCAATCTTCGGTCGTTATTACTGAAGACACAGGTCCACAAGGATGGGCCAACGCGTTAACCCAAATACTGGATGAAACACTGATCTGA
- a CDS encoding glycosyltransferase family protein, protein MGDFYQNGIITTLHNLSSRSTEEMEAELVRFAEVRPMSLVLPCLYSELEGPALDKIVTELAKVEYLHEIVIGLDRADETQYKHAIQFFSRLPQNHRILWNDGPRMQAVNRMLQEQDLAPKELGKGCNVWYCLGYILAQGTTSSVALHDCDILTYDRSLLARLVYPVANPSFNYQFCKGYYARVADSKMNGRVTRLLVTPLMRALKKILGSLDYLEYLDSYRYPLAGEFSFRVDVINDIRIPSDWGLEIGVLSEVNRNYSTNRLCQVDIADKYDHKHQNLSVEDAQAGLSKMSIDIAKGVFRKLATNGVVFSTETFRSIKATYYRIALDFIETYRNDATINGLKFDVHNEEKAVELFAENVLKAGLHFLENPMETPFIPSWNRVQSAIPDIFRHLCYAVDDDYREFS, encoded by the coding sequence ATGGGAGACTTTTACCAAAACGGTATCATTACCACTTTACACAACCTCTCTTCACGTTCGACGGAAGAGATGGAAGCCGAGTTAGTCCGATTTGCCGAAGTCCGCCCGATGAGCCTGGTTCTCCCCTGTCTCTACAGCGAACTGGAAGGGCCCGCCCTTGATAAAATTGTGACGGAACTGGCGAAAGTCGAGTATCTGCACGAAATTGTCATCGGCCTGGATCGGGCTGACGAAACGCAATACAAACATGCCATCCAGTTTTTCAGTCGCCTGCCTCAGAATCATCGCATTCTCTGGAATGATGGCCCACGAATGCAGGCTGTCAACAGAATGCTACAGGAACAGGATCTGGCACCAAAGGAACTCGGAAAAGGCTGCAACGTCTGGTACTGTCTCGGCTATATTCTGGCCCAGGGAACCACATCCTCGGTCGCACTGCATGATTGTGATATTCTGACGTACGATCGCAGCCTGCTCGCGCGATTGGTTTATCCGGTTGCCAACCCCAGCTTTAATTATCAATTCTGTAAAGGCTACTACGCACGTGTGGCAGACAGCAAGATGAATGGTCGCGTCACCCGATTATTAGTGACGCCCTTAATGCGTGCCTTGAAAAAAATTCTGGGGTCACTGGATTATCTCGAATATCTGGACAGCTATCGTTACCCACTGGCGGGTGAATTTTCATTTCGCGTGGATGTGATTAACGACATTCGAATCCCCAGCGACTGGGGACTGGAAATCGGTGTGCTGTCTGAAGTGAATCGTAATTATTCGACAAACCGCTTATGCCAGGTTGACATCGCCGACAAGTATGATCATAAACACCAGAATTTATCCGTCGAAGACGCCCAGGCGGGATTATCAAAAATGTCGATTGATATTGCCAAAGGAGTTTTTCGGAAACTGGCCACCAATGGTGTTGTGTTTTCGACCGAAACCTTTCGTTCGATCAAAGCCACCTACTATCGCATTGCTCTGGACTTTATCGAGACATATCGTAACGATGCGACCATTAATGGTTTGAAGTTTGATGTGCATAACGAAGAGAAGGCGGTCGAATTATTCGCGGAAAATGTATTAAAAGCCGGTCTCCATTTTCTGGAAAACCCGATGGAGACGCCGTTCATCCCCAGTTGGAATCGGGTGCAAAGCGCGATTCCGGATATATTCAGACATCTGTGTTACGCCGTTGATGATGACTACCGGGAGTTTTCCTGA
- a CDS encoding type 1 glutamine amidotransferase domain-containing protein, which yields MTGSLPLSGQKFLLFVGEDYEDLELWYPKLRLEEAGAETTMAGLEAGKTYLGKHGYPAVSDATIDSINANDYQGVICAGGWMPDKLRRFEKVLSLLSEFHESQKLIAAICHGGWMPISAGIYQGVKVTGSPGIKDDLINAGAIWEDAAVTMDRHFVSSRRPGDLPEFCRGILEVLQQAT from the coding sequence ATGACTGGTTCCCTTCCCTTATCGGGGCAAAAGTTCCTCTTGTTTGTCGGCGAGGATTATGAAGACCTCGAACTCTGGTACCCCAAACTTCGCCTGGAAGAAGCGGGCGCAGAAACCACCATGGCGGGATTGGAAGCGGGCAAAACTTACCTGGGAAAACACGGTTATCCGGCTGTTTCAGATGCCACGATCGACAGTATCAACGCCAACGACTATCAAGGCGTGATCTGCGCCGGCGGCTGGATGCCCGACAAACTCAGACGCTTTGAAAAAGTCTTATCACTACTCTCTGAATTCCACGAGAGCCAGAAACTGATCGCCGCCATCTGTCATGGAGGCTGGATGCCGATCTCCGCGGGAATTTATCAGGGGGTCAAGGTCACCGGTTCACCAGGCATCAAAGATGACCTGATCAACGCAGGTGCGATCTGGGAAGACGCGGCCGTCACCATGGATCGTCACTTCGTTTCCAGTCGCCGCCCCGGAGACCTGCCCGAGTTCTGTAGAGGCATACTGGAAGTTTTACAACAGGCAACGTAA
- a CDS encoding VOC family protein gives MSQTTPAIQELVPLLYVEDVSRSVDFYCDQLGFEMKLKWEPEGTLAWCRLERGNAALMLQLTCPDEDGTAAERCKGVSFFFLCDDAQAIFEELTLQGLDLEPPKVAFYGMNQLFVKDPDGYQLCFQNQVEMAVE, from the coding sequence ATGTCTCAAACGACTCCTGCGATTCAAGAACTGGTGCCGTTGTTGTATGTCGAAGATGTCTCCAGGTCTGTAGATTTTTACTGCGATCAGCTTGGGTTTGAAATGAAACTCAAGTGGGAACCGGAGGGCACGCTGGCCTGGTGCCGACTGGAGCGGGGCAATGCGGCTTTGATGTTACAGCTAACCTGTCCCGATGAAGATGGAACCGCAGCCGAACGTTGCAAAGGGGTTAGTTTCTTTTTTCTGTGTGATGACGCGCAGGCAATTTTTGAAGAACTGACATTGCAAGGGCTTGATCTCGAACCACCAAAAGTAGCGTTTTACGGGATGAATCAGCTGTTTGTGAAAGACCCGGATGGTTATCAACTCTGCTTTCAGAATCAGGTTGAGATGGCTGTTGAATGA
- a CDS encoding neutral/alkaline non-lysosomal ceramidase N-terminal domain-containing protein, which translates to MKQIFVLRIVMAVIVAGGCISSLSAEKTKTYSVGIAKVDITPDYPVILSGYASRSTKPIDRVEQQLWARAIVIRSENHQPQILISVDNCGVPASVTKAVVANLKDEYSLTPQNLVICSTHTHAAPMLTGVLPNLYTKDLTTSEQAGIDRYTQDLTLLLTKVAEEAIHKTEPSLLEWGIGTATFAKNRRNITGPKDHDLPILQVKGIDGKTRAILVNYACHCTTLGGVPFMSGDWAGCAVEGIEADIPGCMAMVVIGCGADQNPKFRGDDQGAARVNGKGIADGVRQRLKSQLTPLSGDLKTESDELTLELDKLPTEDEWKERAQKKGIRGYHAQKNLKRLERGQALTDKIVYPVKSWVFGDDLAMVFLGGEVVVDYSLAIKQRHGSKLWVTSYANDVPCYIPSERVLQEGGYEGRNAMVWYDLPGPFASGLEKKITDEVDRQLPDAYQAKEDVSRTGGKRPLTPAESISHMNFADNLKVEVVAAEPLVIDPVAVEFGPDGKLWIVEMRDYPNGIDGNLKPGGVVKFLEDLDKDGVYDKATVFLEGLPFPTGLMVWKQGVLVCTAPDVIYAEDTNGDGKADLQKTILTGFATHNYQARVNSLVPGLDNWVYASGGLFGGIIKSFNGQTVNVTNRDFRFKPDTGVLEPVSGRTQQGRVRDDWGNWFGCRNGSLCVYYPVNESYYRKNPFVVSPPPEVAVPRGDDPSQLYPVGELVQFHLSGQRGRPTSACGLGLYRDRRLGNGFLGNTFVCEPVNQLVHRQVIQPEGVTFFGTRAPEEQDREFLTSTDNWFRPVQARPAPDGSLLIVDMYRYLIEHPKFLSPEAVQKLNVRAGETRGRIYRISRKEQQYKPIPKLKELEPQYLAKLLRSRNGTLRDMVQQELILRADEKCIPELKSIAAEGNLPESRLQALCTLDGLQALDSELLLPRIQDSHPGVRREALRLSEPFLNASKPLANAVLQRVKQEEDLSVILQLAYSLGELKSEMATQSLLQLMEQHSGNVYIRSAVLTSFEPSRLAPAIAVLIPQVSDQPKLQPVFEALLGMAIATKDAAVLQQVASHLLADAVQNEKTPLWEWAALSRILEVSNAAKLSQDQALGQQIKTLQERARQLVADSERGAAERIAAITFVVQAGQGQDDLQLISDLLTPQTSLKIQMAAVRSLINTQNAEALKTVLENWKQFTPALQAEVLSQLLARESTTVVLLNNVEKKLIQPAQIDLTSRQRLIDHKNKKVSQRARKLFSVATSASREAVLKRYQSIDLKQASIERGSAVFEKQCANCHKLNGKGFVVGPDLAALTDQSKSFLLTSILDPNKAVDGRYASYLALTDDGRINTGILVSEQSNSITLKAQQGKVQTILRTEIEELSNTGKSLMPEGLEREIPPGAMADLLVFLQEHSAPIHYKYAGAVSPDANYPDDPKKLKLVNQSPVSGKFNDGNWVGFRFAGEQPQPRLDFDLGKKILVRSLKIVYGVNHAPGSIHAPASVQVSFSNNGQQFGNPLKFSDFDDHPDGLGLYEIDPRTVAITFPEQRARFVRVDFQSKQGWLFLSEISLASSSSAGKQHQAVPVKPGDTKQPTVSVDPVAKIKSLVASVKVGTPDEYREIPEIWRQAIALGKRNQAEEIKKLLEASLPEEKGTLRCWQAVVIGGGIINGITIAGDWPRTRIEAILKEDPKLAARWQHSLQKAMKMADDPQIKAGTRYDALRMIAMLDYADCQAQLKRYLADPKLAELQMGAVSGFGDINDSKATEDLLDALPRLTSRNRKIALLSLLRTATRCVALLDAVQMEKVSAKLIDATIQKQLLEHPNPEIQKHAKRIFNQ; encoded by the coding sequence ATGAAGCAAATATTTGTACTTCGAATTGTAATGGCAGTGATCGTTGCAGGCGGTTGCATTTCCAGTTTATCTGCTGAAAAAACGAAAACTTATTCCGTAGGCATCGCCAAAGTCGATATCACTCCTGATTACCCGGTGATATTAAGTGGCTATGCCTCACGCAGTACAAAGCCAATAGATCGGGTCGAGCAGCAACTCTGGGCACGCGCAATTGTGATTCGTTCTGAAAATCATCAACCACAGATTTTGATATCGGTTGATAATTGTGGTGTTCCCGCATCCGTGACGAAAGCCGTTGTCGCGAATCTGAAAGATGAGTATTCCCTCACTCCTCAGAATCTGGTGATCTGCTCCACTCATACGCACGCGGCTCCAATGCTCACAGGAGTCCTCCCCAACTTATATACCAAAGATCTGACTACTTCAGAACAGGCGGGAATAGATCGCTACACTCAGGACTTGACGCTTCTACTGACGAAAGTGGCGGAAGAAGCCATCCATAAGACCGAACCCTCGCTTCTGGAGTGGGGAATTGGAACGGCGACGTTTGCCAAAAATCGCCGCAATATTACCGGGCCGAAAGATCATGACCTGCCGATCCTGCAGGTCAAAGGTATTGATGGAAAGACACGTGCGATCCTGGTGAACTATGCCTGCCATTGTACGACGCTAGGGGGAGTTCCCTTTATGTCCGGCGACTGGGCCGGTTGCGCTGTCGAGGGGATTGAAGCAGATATTCCCGGTTGTATGGCGATGGTGGTGATTGGTTGTGGTGCGGATCAGAATCCGAAGTTCAGAGGCGATGATCAGGGGGCGGCACGGGTCAATGGAAAAGGCATCGCAGACGGAGTCCGCCAGCGTCTCAAAAGCCAATTAACCCCACTATCAGGAGATCTGAAAACGGAGAGTGACGAACTGACACTTGAGCTGGACAAGCTGCCGACAGAGGATGAGTGGAAAGAGCGCGCACAGAAAAAGGGGATCAGGGGCTATCATGCGCAAAAGAATCTCAAACGTCTGGAGCGGGGACAGGCCTTAACGGATAAAATAGTTTACCCGGTGAAATCCTGGGTCTTTGGTGATGACCTGGCGATGGTCTTTTTGGGAGGAGAGGTTGTTGTCGATTATTCATTGGCGATAAAGCAACGCCATGGCTCGAAGCTATGGGTGACCTCCTATGCGAACGACGTTCCCTGTTATATACCCTCCGAACGGGTCCTGCAGGAAGGGGGCTATGAAGGCCGGAATGCAATGGTCTGGTATGACTTGCCTGGTCCTTTTGCGTCCGGGCTAGAGAAAAAAATCACGGATGAAGTAGATCGACAATTACCGGATGCCTATCAAGCGAAAGAGGATGTGAGTCGAACGGGGGGCAAACGACCGTTGACTCCCGCCGAATCGATTTCCCACATGAATTTCGCTGACAATCTCAAAGTTGAAGTGGTCGCTGCGGAACCTCTGGTCATTGATCCCGTCGCTGTGGAATTCGGTCCTGACGGGAAATTGTGGATTGTGGAAATGCGGGATTATCCGAATGGCATCGATGGAAATCTGAAGCCGGGGGGCGTTGTCAAATTTCTGGAAGACCTGGATAAAGACGGCGTCTATGACAAGGCGACCGTGTTCCTGGAAGGGCTGCCTTTTCCGACCGGCTTGATGGTCTGGAAGCAGGGCGTGCTGGTCTGTACGGCTCCCGATGTGATTTATGCGGAAGATACGAACGGCGATGGGAAAGCCGACTTGCAGAAAACAATCTTAACTGGCTTCGCCACCCATAATTATCAGGCACGGGTGAATAGTCTGGTTCCCGGACTTGATAACTGGGTCTATGCGTCGGGTGGCTTATTCGGCGGCATCATCAAATCGTTTAATGGTCAGACAGTGAATGTGACGAATCGTGATTTTCGGTTCAAACCGGATACCGGTGTGCTGGAGCCAGTCAGCGGCCGAACCCAACAGGGCCGCGTGCGCGATGACTGGGGGAACTGGTTTGGTTGTCGTAATGGAAGCTTGTGCGTGTATTATCCCGTCAATGAATCCTATTATCGTAAGAATCCGTTTGTGGTTTCGCCTCCGCCTGAGGTTGCTGTTCCCCGAGGCGATGATCCCAGCCAGCTCTACCCCGTGGGAGAACTGGTTCAGTTTCATTTAAGCGGACAGCGCGGGAGACCGACGTCTGCCTGTGGGCTGGGACTTTACCGGGATCGACGACTGGGGAACGGTTTTTTAGGGAACACGTTTGTCTGTGAACCGGTCAACCAGCTTGTGCATCGTCAGGTCATCCAGCCGGAAGGAGTGACATTTTTTGGGACACGTGCGCCGGAAGAACAGGATCGGGAATTCTTGACTTCAACCGATAACTGGTTTCGGCCGGTACAAGCAAGACCCGCGCCCGACGGATCATTGCTAATCGTGGACATGTATCGCTATCTCATCGAGCATCCCAAGTTTCTTTCACCCGAAGCAGTCCAGAAGCTGAATGTGCGTGCGGGAGAAACACGGGGCCGAATCTATCGGATCTCTCGCAAAGAACAGCAGTATAAACCGATTCCGAAATTGAAAGAGTTAGAACCGCAGTATCTGGCGAAGCTGCTCCGAAGCAGAAATGGTACACTGCGTGATATGGTACAGCAGGAACTGATCTTGCGGGCAGACGAAAAATGCATTCCAGAATTGAAGTCGATTGCCGCGGAGGGGAACTTACCGGAATCTCGTCTGCAAGCACTCTGCACTTTAGACGGTTTGCAGGCTCTCGATTCAGAGTTGTTACTACCACGAATTCAGGATTCGCATCCGGGAGTTCGCAGAGAAGCCCTGCGATTGTCAGAGCCATTTTTGAATGCATCAAAGCCTTTGGCAAATGCCGTTCTACAGCGAGTCAAGCAGGAAGAAGACTTGTCTGTCATTTTACAATTGGCTTATTCTCTCGGCGAATTAAAAAGCGAAATGGCAACACAGTCGTTGTTACAGTTGATGGAACAGCATTCTGGGAATGTCTATATCAGGTCGGCCGTGCTGACCAGTTTCGAACCGAGTCGTCTGGCACCGGCGATCGCCGTTTTGATTCCCCAAGTCAGTGATCAACCCAAGCTGCAGCCGGTTTTTGAGGCCTTACTGGGGATGGCGATCGCGACCAAAGATGCGGCTGTTCTGCAGCAGGTTGCTTCGCATTTGCTGGCTGATGCAGTTCAGAATGAGAAGACGCCTCTTTGGGAGTGGGCGGCGTTGTCTCGCATTCTGGAAGTGAGCAATGCCGCGAAACTCAGCCAGGATCAGGCGCTAGGTCAACAGATCAAAACATTACAAGAACGAGCCCGTCAACTGGTGGCAGATTCCGAGCGTGGGGCAGCAGAGCGGATTGCTGCGATTACGTTTGTGGTCCAGGCCGGTCAAGGTCAGGATGATCTGCAGTTGATCTCTGATTTATTAACGCCGCAAACGTCGCTGAAAATTCAAATGGCAGCAGTGCGCAGTTTAATTAATACGCAGAATGCGGAGGCGTTGAAAACGGTTCTGGAGAACTGGAAACAGTTTACGCCTGCGCTGCAGGCAGAAGTTCTGAGTCAACTTCTGGCACGCGAATCGACGACCGTTGTACTGTTAAACAACGTCGAGAAAAAACTGATTCAGCCCGCACAGATTGACTTAACCAGTCGCCAACGATTGATTGATCATAAAAATAAGAAAGTCAGTCAGCGTGCCCGGAAACTGTTTTCGGTGGCGACCAGTGCCAGTCGTGAAGCGGTACTCAAACGCTATCAATCGATCGATCTGAAACAGGCCAGTATCGAGCGGGGGAGTGCTGTGTTTGAGAAACAGTGTGCGAACTGTCATAAATTGAATGGCAAAGGATTTGTGGTGGGGCCGGACCTGGCGGCGTTGACGGATCAGTCAAAATCATTTCTGCTGACTTCGATACTCGATCCCAACAAAGCCGTCGACGGGCGTTATGCATCTTATCTGGCACTCACCGATGATGGCCGAATTAATACCGGGATTCTGGTGTCCGAGCAAAGTAACAGCATTACGTTAAAAGCACAGCAGGGGAAAGTGCAGACAATTCTCAGAACAGAAATCGAAGAATTGAGCAATACCGGCAAATCACTGATGCCGGAAGGTCTGGAACGCGAGATCCCGCCGGGAGCGATGGCGGATTTACTGGTCTTTCTACAGGAACACAGTGCCCCCATTCATTACAAGTATGCCGGAGCTGTTTCTCCGGATGCAAACTACCCGGATGATCCGAAAAAGTTGAAGCTGGTGAATCAATCTCCTGTTTCGGGGAAATTTAATGACGGGAACTGGGTTGGGTTCCGATTTGCCGGCGAACAGCCTCAGCCCAGACTTGATTTTGATCTTGGTAAAAAAATTCTGGTACGTTCGTTAAAAATTGTGTACGGCGTGAATCATGCACCCGGGTCGATTCACGCCCCCGCCTCGGTTCAAGTTTCCTTTAGTAATAACGGTCAGCAGTTTGGGAATCCGCTCAAGTTCTCTGACTTTGATGATCATCCCGATGGTCTGGGGCTCTATGAAATTGATCCGCGCACGGTTGCTATCACTTTTCCTGAACAACGGGCACGCTTTGTTCGTGTTGACTTTCAGAGTAAACAGGGCTGGCTCTTTCTGTCGGAAATCTCACTTGCCAGCAGCAGCTCAGCCGGGAAACAACATCAGGCAGTGCCTGTGAAGCCGGGAGACACGAAGCAGCCGACGGTTTCGGTGGACCCGGTTGCGAAAATCAAATCACTCGTCGCCAGCGTCAAAGTGGGCACTCCAGACGAGTACCGTGAAATTCCCGAGATCTGGCGACAGGCGATTGCACTGGGGAAACGAAATCAGGCAGAAGAGATTAAAAAATTACTCGAAGCGTCTTTGCCGGAAGAGAAAGGAACTCTGCGATGCTGGCAGGCGGTAGTGATTGGTGGCGGGATCATTAACGGGATTACGATTGCCGGCGATTGGCCGCGCACGCGAATCGAAGCCATCTTGAAGGAAGATCCGAAACTGGCTGCCCGCTGGCAGCATTCGCTCCAGAAAGCCATGAAGATGGCCGATGACCCACAAATCAAAGCGGGGACCCGCTATGATGCGCTTAGGATGATCGCCATGCTTGATTATGCAGACTGTCAGGCCCAGTTGAAACGCTATCTGGCTGATCCCAAGCTGGCAGAATTGCAGATGGGAGCCGTGAGTGGATTCGGGGATATTAATGATTCCAAAGCAACAGAAGATTTGCTCGACGCACTACCCCGTTTGACATCCCGTAATCGTAAAATTGCACTACTGTCTCTGCTAAGAACCGCTACTCGATGTGTGGCATTATTAGATGCTGTTCAGATGGAGAAAGTCTCCGCCAAGTTGATCGATGCGACCATTCAAAAACAGTTATTAGAACATCCCAATCCAGAGATTCAAAAACACGCGAAGCGAATTTTCAATCAGTAG